The Gossypium arboreum isolate Shixiya-1 chromosome 6, ASM2569848v2, whole genome shotgun sequence DNA window AAAAACTAAATTACCTTCCCATCACTCAACTAGACATCTCCTCTACAATGAGTGTGGTTAGAATGCAGTAATATGTATTTTTCGCTTCATCAAAAGTGCTCCTAAACAAAGTCTATGAAGATCATGGGAATACACAGACTGTAGGATACTTAGAAGCCGATTGGGCTGGATCTCCTTCAGATAGATGATCCACTTCATGATATTGTGTTCTCTTTGAGGGTAATTTAATATCATGGAAAAGTAAGAAACAAGGTGTTGTAAAAAGATCAAGTCTAGAAACAAAATATCGTGTAACAACCCTAATTACTTATGAGTTAATTTGATTAAAACAATTTCTTCAAGAACTGAAACAAGAAACAATCAGCACAATGAAGTTAATGGGATAATCAAGCAGCATTGTATATCGCGTCATATCCAGTGTTTCATGAGAAAACTAAACATATAAAGATTATTTGTCATCTTGTGAGACTAAAGGACTAAGTCAAGATGCACTCTTATTAGCTTTGTTAATTCAAACGACTAGTTAGCAAATGTTTTTGCTAAGACTCTCAGGAAACCTAGTATCGGATGCTAGTGTAAATAGGATATGTATTAGGGTGTATATTGATATAGAAATACATTCAGAATATTTCCCTCTTCTCtatttttcctctcttttctctaTTTTTCCTTACGATTGAACAACCATAATAGAAACAAAAACAGCAGCCTTATTTCTTCTCTTTTATCCTCTTCTTTCTCTCTCTACTTCACATAAATATTTTAGTAACTTATTTATACTAGGGTTACAAAAAAAGTTTTAATCCTAGCCCTTGATTTAAACCTTAAAGATGACTAATAATTTTAGTCCTAGCCATTTATCATatgtctaataataataataataataataataataataataataataatatcaagcTCTTATTGTCTATCATGTGTCtagtaattaatatataaaataacataataatatcAACATCGCGCTTTACTATAACTATGGTCAAATATTATGAACGTTGCTTTCTTATATCACTAAATATGAACCTAGGAAATACCACTTTGCCAACCTAGTGCTTATTGACAACTGATGCATAATATGGACTATACAAGAAACCATGCTATCCCTCCACTGTACTATTCACCAAGGATCAATGAAAGCGAGACAAACCTTTGCTAATTAAACTATTTAATTTGGagattttattttctatcattcaaTAATGAACTTCCAAATGTGCACCCAAAACCAAGATATATTTGATATTATGAGAGACCCTATATAACAACATTGTAGGAATAACAAAGAAGGTAAGAATAATTAGGAATAGTCAGAAAAAGCAATCAGAGAAATACTTGATCAAATCCTTACTAAGAAGAGAGTTTCAGATGACCTATCATATGGATGCAACTTTGGAGCACCCTGAAGAGTAGCCTGATTCAAAGCATCCTGAAAATTCAAAAATTGCTTTTAACTTTAAAGTAAGTTGATTGAAGCAAAAGAATATGTCTTTTTAGTGAACCTTTTACAATGAATAATGTAACATTAATATTGTGTTAAACAAACCTCTGGTGGTTTTCCAATACAATATCCATCTGGATAAAGATTCAAGGTGAATGAAATTTCATGGTCTGCAAAAACAAGAAATAACCAACGCAGTCACAAATCGAACATTATCAATTATCTATAgagggaaaaataaaaacaaaacacaaTACTAGTCTTGACTCTAACCTTTAGGAACACAAAGCACTTCATCAGAAACAAATGGTTGAGACACCTCAGGAACATGCTCAACGCCTTCAATGACATTACCCTAGATCAAtaaacaattcaaataatcaGACAAAATCACAGAAAGGAAAATAGATACATATTAATTTCTATTCTATATCCCTTCTTCTCTCAGCCACGAACTATGAATCATAGAGAGAAAACTCGTACTAGAAACAGAATTATACAAGTTTTTATGAAGGTTGCAAACTCAAAACTAAAACAAAACCCCGTAACTACAGTATCTATTACACCAAAACCATAAAGGCTAAAACAAGGGCAAGATAATGTTTTATGAAATCAAGCCTATATTTTTAGCTTAAGACTTAACtggtatatttttaaaataaacaaaacattaaaaaatCCAACACTTCAATCTCCCCTAACTTCTAACAGCAACCAATAATTAAAATTCCacttaaatagaattaaatacaATTATAGATATTTAAAAAAAGGAAACTGGGAGGATATGTTAAATgaaacaaaaaccaaaatttctcctttttttttttaatttaacagcAATATTTTTTATCATCAATTTACCTGTGAAAATGGTTCATTACAGAATTTACCTGGAGCTTTCTAGGCCATGAGCTCTTTTCAGAATTGTCAGGGACAACATCAACCGAAGCCTCCAATTGAAGACAAGGCTTCGGCTTGAACCTAGTACCGGTTTTTGAAACCTTAAACGAAACAcccatgtaaaaaaaaaaaaaagaaaaagaaacttgTATGCTCTATCAGAATTAAAGCATGAGAATTTGAGGTTTTATGCTTTTTGTTTGGATCAAGAAAAAGATCAGAAATAGGGAGACAATTAAGAACCCAGATAGAAATTATCTAGTAAAGAGAGGAGAAAAGCTAGCAAAATCGaacgaaatttttttaaaaaagtgtaGGTCTAATATGGCAGAATTGAGAATGAGAACCCAGGTTTAATTGAATAACAATGAGGGCGTGTATGGATtgggaaaaataaaagaaaagagaggGAAAACAACTGGGAAAAGACACACACACAATGAGATGAAGGATTTGGGGAACTCAGAGTTCTGAGTTCTGAGGAACCAATTTGTAAAAGGTATGTTAAAGAGGAATGACATTTGTAACAGGGAGAGGGGGAACTTGATACAAGGTGTGACGATTCGATTTCTGGAAAAATTCGAtttccaaattttcaaaattcgaggtagttcaaaaattttaaatcaaagagtttataaaatgaatatgaaattagaaaataaaattattgccgAGACATCTTTTAAGTCGATAGCTATTTTCATTATTGTcaacaaaaataaatatgattaaaattataataagatttttaaaataaaaattaaatacttgattagataaattattaattataatataatgtCTAATTTGCAAGTGATCTAAACCAAATAAGTTAGAATAGAAAATTTAGCAAGCCCTTAAATGATAATAAGCCAATGTCTTAAGTGTATATAAATGCGTGGATAAGAGAATAGGCTTATACATAGTTGTCattaagaagaaagaatgaaataaatttctcttagGCCTTGTTTGGTTCACATGAATGGCTTAGTCATTCCTCCCTTATTCAACACAATAAAATTATTCAGGAGCTCGGTTGATTGTAAAACCTATTCCATTGAATAACCATTACAGATTGTAAAACCTATTCCATTAAATAACCATTACAGCCTGATTCCCCAAAACTACTAAATAGCAATTCAATGCCATATCTAATGAATGGCTATTCAATCTTCtagtaatatacaaaattatttttctttccttttataTCCATCTCACATCCTCTTCAAACTCCCATCTAAGATTTTTTCAACAAATCTCAAAGATTATCGTGTGAGTATGAAATTTTTCTGTTTTATTTAAACTTTCTCTTTACCCTCACAATTCTCCTTAAGTTAAACCCAAAAATAATATACCTGTATAGAATGTTTGGAGTGAGCAAAAAGAAGAGGGGTTTGAAAGAACAACAGTAGCAGCCATAGCAAAGAAGATCAGCATAACAAAGAAAGCCTTGATTCTAGTTTTAATCAAACCCTCAAGAATATCCAAGGGTACCTCTTTCTAATCGTTCCAATTTCCCATTACTTTTCTTCCTCTATTTTCTTTCTGGTTTCTCAATGTTAATTTTGGATTGTTCTTTTTTCATTGGATTTAGAGAAATACCTTTtgatatttcaaattttagttttgattttgaATTCTTGTGGAAGAATTTTTcctctttaaagggaaattttgatttcaataaaaatttcaattaggtTTATTAGGTTTAATTTGTTACGGTTTGCACTTAGATTGAAAGCACCTTTTAGGAATTAAAGCCAGATCTCACAAGTTCTACTTAATGGAATAACCCGGTTTCTCTTTCTTTTGGAAGATGATCCTTTCATCTTTGTGCTTAGATCATAGTATTTATCTATTTTTCCCTAAATATGtctgatattttggtttatgttataatttgatcatGCATTGTCGTTAAGTAATCATAGGCATCATAGGGGTTCGAAAAGGGTTACTCCTTGTCTTTTAGCTTGGTTTTCCtgataataaaaaatatagtTACTAAACGTGAGGAGTTCATAAAAGTTATGGAACAAAAATGTTACAATTTGTTTTCCCATGCTTATGAATAATAATATTGCTGAGCTTGGATTTTTTAACGTAAATTAGCTTAAATGCTAACATGGGTTATGGATTTATATTTCTTAATGTAAATTGGCTGAAGATCAATGCTAACATGGGTTGCAATGTTGTTTTTCTTTATGCAAATCTCTCTTTTACTATTAAGAAGTCAAATTGAAAAAATTTCCTCTGCAGTAAAGTTCCCTTGTCATGTTATATTACCTTTATTACCTTGCCTATGTGGATTTGGAAATTTTTGGTGGTTTTTATTATCTTAAGTGTAAAAGCAAATGCTAGGATTACAT harbors:
- the LOC108486508 gene encoding protein PHYTOCHROME-DEPENDENT LATE-FLOWERING-like isoform X1, with amino-acid sequence MGVSFKVSKTGTRFKPKPCLQLEASVDVVPDNSEKSSWPRKLQGNVIEGVEHVPEVSQPFVSDEVLCVPKDHEISFTLNLYPDGYCIGKPPEDALNQATLQGAPKLHPYDRSSETLFLAVQPFSRG
- the LOC108486508 gene encoding protein PHYTOCHROME-DEPENDENT LATE-FLOWERING-like isoform X2; translation: MGVSFKVSKTGTRFKPKPCLQLEASVDVVPDNSEKSSWPRKLQGNVIEGVEHVPEVSQPFVSDEVLCVPKDHEISFTLNLYPDGYCIGKPPEDALNQATLQGAPKLHPYDRSSETLFLGLS